Proteins from one Haliaeetus albicilla chromosome 4, bHalAlb1.1, whole genome shotgun sequence genomic window:
- the CCNT2 gene encoding cyclin-T2 isoform X3, with product MLQTLGFEITIEHPHTDVVKCTQLVRASKDLAQTSYFMATNSLHLTTFCLQYKPTVIACVCIHLACKWSNWEIPVSTDGKHWWEYVDPSVTLELLDELTHEFLQILEKTPSRLKRIRNWRANQAAKKPKGDGQVSENSLLGSSLVQNSILVDTVTGVAANTSFQKPSTSFPAPVPLTSGSISVPDSHTPENLAILATGMPSTSYSLASHQEWPQHQEQTRTEQIYSQKQETLPASQYNMNFQPGTSVQLHSGVHHRPDKLAEHSTVKQEYSHKSGNKHHGQVAAPVIIPQKMSLDKYREKRKLETLELDVREHYVATPGEQQHKKHMQPQTASSSSVTSPIKMKIPIANAEKPEKHLSDKKEKGGSLKLRIPIPPAEKGASKEELKMKIKVSSSERHSSSDEGSGKSKHSSPHVSKEHKEKHKEHALNRHHSVGHKHSHSHSSGSSSGGSKHSTDGVTPTVLRSPVGLSSDGNSSSSGSSRKKLHSNDASHNHHSKMSKSSKSSGSSSSSSSVKQYVSSHNSVFNLPLPPPPPVTYQVGYGHLSTLVKLDKKPVENGPDANHQYSTNSQHMDYKDTFDMLDSLLSAQGMNM from the exons ATGCTTCAAACTTTAG GTTTTGAGATTACCATTGAACATCCACACACAGATGTTGTGAAATGTACGCAATTAGTGAGAG caAGCAAGGATTTGGCACAGACATCCTATTTCATGGCTACCAACAG TCTTCATCTTACTACGTTCTGTCTTCAGTACAAGCCTACAGTGATAGCATGTGTGTGCATTCACTTGGCCTGCAAGTGGTCCAACTGGGAGATTCCAGTATCAACTGATGGAAAACACTGGTGGGAATATGTAGACCCTTCAGTTACTCTAGAATTGCTAGATG AGCTAACTCATGAGTTTCTACAAATACTGGAGAAAACACCTAGCAGGCTCAAGAGAATTAGAAATTGGCGG GCTAATCAGGCTGCTAAGAAACCTAAAGGTGATGGACAGGTATCTGAGAACTCGCTTCTTGGTTCATCTTTGGTCCAGAATTCCATTTTGGTGGATACAGTTACTGGTGTAGCTGCAAACACAAGTTTCCAAAAACCATCAACATCATTTCCTGCACCAGTACCTCTGACCTCAGGAAGTATTTCTGTTCCAGACAGTCACACACCTGAAAATTTGGCAATACTAGCTACAGGAATGCCAAGTACCTCATACAGTTTGGCATCACACCAGGAGTGGCCTCAGCATCAAGAACAAACAAGGACAGAACAAATATACTCTCAAAAACAGGAGACGTTACCTGCTAGTCAGTACAATATGAACTTCCAGCCAGGGACGTCCGTACAGTTGCACTCGGGAGTACATCACAGACCTGACAAACTTGCTGAGCATTCTACTGTCAAACAAGAATATTCTCATAAGTCAGGAAACAAACACCATGGACAAGTTGCTGCTCCTGTAATAATTCCTCAAAAAATGTCTTTGGATAAATACAGAGAGAAGCGCAAACTAGAAACCCTTGAACTGGATGTGAGAGAACACTACGTAGCAACCCCAGGCGAACAGCAGCATAAAAAACACATGCAGCCGCagacagccagcagctcttcTGTTACGTCtcctattaaaatgaaaattcctATTGCAAACGCAGAGAAGCCTGAAAAACACTTGTCTGATAAGAAGGAAAAGGGCGGCTCACTCAAACTCCGTATACCAATCCCACCCGCAGAAAAGGGTGCCAGTAAGGAggagctgaaaatgaaaattaaagtttCTTCCTCAGAAAGGCATAGCTCGTCGGACGAGGGCAGCGGAAAAAGTAAACATTCGAGTCCCCACGTTAGCAAAGagcataaagaaaaacacaaagaacaCGCTTTAAATCGCCACCACAGTGTTGGTCACAAGCACTCCCATTCACACAGTAGTGGCAGCAGTAGTGGCGGCAGTAAGCATAGCACTGATGGAGTAACACCAACTGTTTTGAGGAGTCCTGTTGGCCTGAGTAGCGATGGCAATTCCTCTAGTTCCGGCTCTTCAAGAAAGAAGTTGCACAGCAACGATGCTTCTCACAACCACCACTCCAAAATGAGCAAAAGTTCCAAAAGTTCAGGTAGTTCATCTAGTTCTTCCTCTGTTAAGCAGTATGTATCCTCTCACAACTCTGTTTTTAACCTTCCCTtaccccctcctccccctgtcACATACCAGGTGGGCTACGGACATCTCAGCACCCTCGTGAAACTGGACAAGAAACCAGTGGAGAACGGTCCTGATGCCAATCACCAGTACAGTACAAACAGCCAGCATATGGACTACAAAGATACATTCGACATGCTGGATTCGCTGTTAAGTGCCCAAGGAATGAACATGTAG
- the MAP3K19 gene encoding LOW QUALITY PROTEIN: mitogen-activated protein kinase kinase kinase 19 (The sequence of the model RefSeq protein was modified relative to this genomic sequence to represent the inferred CDS: inserted 5 bases in 3 codons; deleted 4 bases in 3 codons; substituted 5 bases at 5 genomic stop codons) yields MLTESVVALQNADKIMKEMHQSFCLPPVRFQPVRTIHLASLEDNIVNESTNIRNILNIMNSIPQPIKPVTKFYQYRLDNLLKRHTEKSSDLIVATISDRFTAVKDLYYFSMSNYCKYPSNKKEETQSNLKCREADVATNAEMNDQMKYQFSVACKNVDLMTQASFYDDSHPYLSSSNALINCGIFAAQTTLTMSSNRDASRASNKERRADNCCRTGLEEGNATEMILDYRPHEDAESANFVLDNHYLDSSCKNEVIEACHALXDNSVAAVIPRVEVHDPSGKQTVNNVCLSXFEMEKEAMSEATSEDHSELVPVVHVTFSEQEPAREPHIAEQPATKKSVICSLPPDVSQSFNILARKENDKNKVKMGRDKYSXKSKISSKIKISEDLIVSDEISTKCNAKSQIFLSLELSHVESETSLKYQKKPNPPGDKDNFAQSAQKLKKQSFSCSCKNSVILKXVTLLSLPHAQSASDFVDLKYSDMFKKISSNDKGPGIYEMFGTPVYSHMCELDQHENRFYRNVCSAPSGRCTASTCRSTCSIGRQSSRVRNTQKRMYCKPKMTIPGTKQKHKGLITKDRSTELSDSNTXQDNVISSDSDFQINTSRSLTLFPEDTDINQLTFLKELSQSTKKNKFFSNSNLSTIKEFSLKQSLDSQYISNHQRAATCSQNLLQFSDKDYRECVALSSSLLTTDQNICVPQCRVDMDGCKGLESDQASFKSINKGEALPFSDRLECQSPTKKIIHSWASTLQNSGLGNELTQPLVIQTKKNVNSPXFQTSQNILSWADNKDVTDELLCCLAEELLMLEEKDINSSGTKNTSFKMQNTHTKEEENMMNGDGAIVNSALEKQSYSRAFLASNEESELVNFEESTELPGRSSANKDPIMWTKGEVLGKGSYGTVYCGLTSQGQSIAVKQVVLAMSDQLTTEKEHQKFHEEVDLLKTLKHISIVTYLGTCLEDNTLSIFMEFVPGGSISSIINRFGPLPEIVLCKYTNQILQGVAYLHDNCVVHRDIKGNNVMLMPNGIVKLTDFGCARRLAWVSLRGTQIEMLNSVHATPYWMAPEAINXSGYGRKSDTWSVDCTLFEMATGKLPLASMDRIAAMFCIGAHGGWMPSLPDXFSSTAVDFVHACLTRDQHQCPSVLQLLDHPFVKGRQ; encoded by the exons ATGCTCACAGAAAG TGTTGTTGCTCTTCAGAATGCAGATAAgataatgaaagaaatgcatCAGTCA TTTTGTTTGCCACCAGTGAGATTTCAGCCTGTAAGAACAATTCATCTTGCTTCTCTAGAGGATAATATTGTCAATGAAAGCACCaacataagaaatattttgaatattatGAACTCTATTCCTCAGCCTATAAAACCAGTTACTAAGTTTTATCAGTATCGGTTAGACAATCTATTAAAAAGGCACACTGAAAAGTCATCAGACCTGATTGTGGCTACTATTTCTGATAGGTTCACTGCAGTGAAAGACCTGTACTACTTCAGCATGAGTAACTATTGTAAGTATCCTAGcaataagaaagaagaaactcaaagcaatttaaaatgcagGGAAGCTGATGTAGCTACTAATGCTGAAATGAATGACCAGATGAAGTACCAGTTTTCAGTGGCTTGTAAGAATGTAGATCTTATGACACAAGCCAGTTTCTATGATGATAGTCATCCCTACTTGAGCTCAAGTAATGCTCTGATAAACTGCGGAATATTTGCAGCTCAGACAACACTTACAATGTCAAGCAACAGAGATGCCTCGAGAGCTAGCAATAAGGAAAGAAGAGCAGATAATTGCTGTAGAACTGGTCTAGAAGAAGGAAATGCTACAGAGATGATACTGGATTATAGACCGCATGAAGATGCTGAGAGTGCAAACTTTGTACTTGACAATCATTATTTAGATTCTTCCTGTAAAAATGAAGTGATAGAGGCCTGCCATGCCTTATAAGATAATTCTGTAGCTGCAGTAATTCCCAGAGTAGAAGTGCATGATCCTTCTGGAAAACAGACAGTAAATAATGTTTGTCTCTc atttgaaatggaaaaagaagcaatGTCAGAAGCAACTTCAGAAGACCACAGTGAGCTTGTACCTGTTGTTCATGTTACATTCTCTGAACAAGAACCGGCTAGGGAACCACACATTGCTGAACAACCTGCCACAAAAAAGAGTGTCATTTGTAGCCTGCCTCCTGATGTTAGTCAGAGCTTCAACATTCTTGCTCgtaaagaaaatgacaaaaataaagtaAAGATGGGTAGAGATAAATATTCATGAAAATCTAAAATTAGTAGCAAGATAAAGATATCTGAAGACTTAATTGTTTCTGATGAGATTTCCACAAAATGTAATGCCAAGAGCcagatttttctgtctttggaaCTGTCACATGTGGAATCGGAGACTTCCCTGAAgtatcaaaaaaaaccc aaccctcCAGGAGACAAAGATAATTTTGCTCAGAGTGCTcagaaacttaaaaagcaaagtttCTCTTGTAGTTGCAAAAATTCAGTTATCTTAA CTGTTACTCTACTTTCTCTACCACATGCACAGTCTGCTTCAGATTTTGTAGATCTGAAATACAGTGACATGTTCAAGAAAATAAGTTCAAATGACAAAGGCCCAGGCATTTATGAAATGTTTGGAACTCCTGTCTATTCCCACATGTGTGAGCTTGATCAACATGAGAACAGATTTTATAGAAATGTTTGTTCTGCTCCATCTGGGAGATGCACTGCTAGCACCTGCAGATCTACCTGCAGTATAGGGAGACAGAGCAGCCGAGTAAGAAATACTCAAAAGAGAATGTATTGTAAGCCAAAGATGACCATACCTGGCACTAAACAAAAGCACAAAGGTTTAATTACAAAGGACAGAAGTACTGAGTTGAGTGACAGCAACACATAGCAAGATAATGTAATAAGTTCTGAttcagattttcaaataaacaCTTCAAGGAGCTTGACGTTGTTTCCTGAAGACACAGAT ATCAATCAGCTTacctttttaaaagaactttcaCAATcaactaagaaaaataaatttttttcaaattcaaattTATCAACTatt aaagaattttctttGAAGCAGTCTTTAGACAGTCAGTATATATCCAACCATCAGAGAGCTGCTACCTGTAGCCAGAATCTTCTGCAGTTCAGTGATAAAGACTACAGAGAATGTGTTGCTTTAAGTAGCAGCCTACTAACAACAGACCAGAACATTTGTGTACCCCAGTGCAGGGTGGATATGGATGGCTGCAAAGGCCTGGAGTCAGACCAGGCCTCCTTCAAGTCTATAAATAAAGGTGAAGCATTGCCCTTTTCAGATAGACTGGAGTGTCAATCccctacaaaaaaaataattcacagtTGGGCATCCACGCTTCAAAACAGTGGTTTGGGAAATGAATTGACTCAGCCTTTAGtcattcagacaaaaaaaaatgttaacagcCC TTTCCAGACAAGTCAGAACATTTTGTCCTGGGCAGATAATAAGGATGTGACTGATGAGTTGCTTTGTTGTCTGGCCGAAGAATTGCTAATgcttgaagaaaaagacatcaaCTCTTCAGGaacaaaaaatacaagttttaaaatgcaaaatacacatactaaagaagaagaaaatatgatgaaTGGAGATGGAGCAATAGTAAATAGTGCTCTAGAGAAG CAGAGTTACAGTAGAGCCTTTTTGGCATCAAATGAAGAAAGTGAACTGGTAAACTTTGAGGAATCTACTGAATTACCAGGACGCAGTTCAGCTAACAAAGATCCCATCATGTGGACAAAAGGTGAAGTCCTTGGAAAGGGATCCTATGGCACA GTATACTGTGGTCTGACAAGCCAGGGGCAATCAATAGCTGTAAAACAGGTTGTTTTGGCTATGTCAGATCAACTCACTACAGAAAAGGAGCATCAGAAGTTTCATGAGGAAGTTGATCTTTTGAAGACATTGAAGCACATCAGTATTGTAACTTATTTAGGAACTTGTCTGGAAGACAACACTTTAAGCATTTTCATGGAGTTTGTTCCTGGTGGCTCAATTTCTAGTATTATTAATCGTTTTGGTCCTTTGCCAGAAATTGTCCTTTGTAAATATACAAACCAAATTCTACAAGGGGTTGCATATTTACATGACAATTGTGTGGTACATAGGGATATCAAAGGCAATAATGTAATGCTTATGCCAAATGGTATAGTAAAGCTAACTGACTTTGGTTGTGCCAGGCGTTTAGCTTGGGTAAGCCTCCGTGGCACACAGATCGAGATGCTGAATTCTGTGCATGCGACTCCATACTGGATGGCACCAGAAGCTATAAATTAATCTGGATATGGAAGAAAATCAGACACCTGGAGTGTTGACTGCACCCTATTTGAGATGGCAACAGGAAAACTGCCGCTGGCTTCCATGGATAGGATAGCAGCCATGTTCTGTATTGGGGCCCACGGAGGATGGATGCCTTCCCTACCTGATTGATTCTCCAGCACTGCAGTGGATTTTGTGCATGCATGCTTAACCAG AGATCAACACCAATGCCCTTCTGTTCTGCAGTTGCTGGACCATCCCTTTGTGAAAGGAAGACAGTGA
- the CCNT2 gene encoding cyclin-T2 isoform X4 — protein MKAAFNLQLKPLCPAIPLYACYTSKDLAQTSYFMATNSLHLTTFCLQYKPTVIACVCIHLACKWSNWEIPVSTDGKHWWEYVDPSVTLELLDELTHEFLQILEKTPSRLKRIRNWRANQAAKKPKGDGQVSENSLLGSSLVQNSILVDTVTGVAANTSFQKPSTSFPAPVPLTSGSISVPDSHTPENLAILATGMPSTSYSLASHQEWPQHQEQTRTEQIYSQKQETLPASQYNMNFQPGTSVQLHSGVHHRPDKLAEHSTVKQEYSHKSGNKHHGQVAAPVIIPQKMSLDKYREKRKLETLELDVREHYVATPGEQQHKKHMQPQTASSSSVTSPIKMKIPIANAEKPEKHLSDKKEKGGSLKLRIPIPPAEKGASKEELKMKIKVSSSERHSSSDEGSGKSKHSSPHVSKEHKEKHKEHALNRHHSVGHKHSHSHSSGSSSGGSKHSTDGVTPTVLRSPVGLSSDGNSSSSGSSRKKLHSNDASHNHHSKMSKSSKSSGSSSSSSSVKQYVSSHNSVFNLPLPPPPPVTYQVGYGHLSTLVKLDKKPVENGPDANHQYSTNSQHMDYKDTFDMLDSLLSAQGMNM, from the exons ATGAAGGCTGCATTCAATCTTCAGTTAAAACCATTGTGCCCAGCTATTCCATTATATGCATGTTACA caAGCAAGGATTTGGCACAGACATCCTATTTCATGGCTACCAACAG TCTTCATCTTACTACGTTCTGTCTTCAGTACAAGCCTACAGTGATAGCATGTGTGTGCATTCACTTGGCCTGCAAGTGGTCCAACTGGGAGATTCCAGTATCAACTGATGGAAAACACTGGTGGGAATATGTAGACCCTTCAGTTACTCTAGAATTGCTAGATG AGCTAACTCATGAGTTTCTACAAATACTGGAGAAAACACCTAGCAGGCTCAAGAGAATTAGAAATTGGCGG GCTAATCAGGCTGCTAAGAAACCTAAAGGTGATGGACAGGTATCTGAGAACTCGCTTCTTGGTTCATCTTTGGTCCAGAATTCCATTTTGGTGGATACAGTTACTGGTGTAGCTGCAAACACAAGTTTCCAAAAACCATCAACATCATTTCCTGCACCAGTACCTCTGACCTCAGGAAGTATTTCTGTTCCAGACAGTCACACACCTGAAAATTTGGCAATACTAGCTACAGGAATGCCAAGTACCTCATACAGTTTGGCATCACACCAGGAGTGGCCTCAGCATCAAGAACAAACAAGGACAGAACAAATATACTCTCAAAAACAGGAGACGTTACCTGCTAGTCAGTACAATATGAACTTCCAGCCAGGGACGTCCGTACAGTTGCACTCGGGAGTACATCACAGACCTGACAAACTTGCTGAGCATTCTACTGTCAAACAAGAATATTCTCATAAGTCAGGAAACAAACACCATGGACAAGTTGCTGCTCCTGTAATAATTCCTCAAAAAATGTCTTTGGATAAATACAGAGAGAAGCGCAAACTAGAAACCCTTGAACTGGATGTGAGAGAACACTACGTAGCAACCCCAGGCGAACAGCAGCATAAAAAACACATGCAGCCGCagacagccagcagctcttcTGTTACGTCtcctattaaaatgaaaattcctATTGCAAACGCAGAGAAGCCTGAAAAACACTTGTCTGATAAGAAGGAAAAGGGCGGCTCACTCAAACTCCGTATACCAATCCCACCCGCAGAAAAGGGTGCCAGTAAGGAggagctgaaaatgaaaattaaagtttCTTCCTCAGAAAGGCATAGCTCGTCGGACGAGGGCAGCGGAAAAAGTAAACATTCGAGTCCCCACGTTAGCAAAGagcataaagaaaaacacaaagaacaCGCTTTAAATCGCCACCACAGTGTTGGTCACAAGCACTCCCATTCACACAGTAGTGGCAGCAGTAGTGGCGGCAGTAAGCATAGCACTGATGGAGTAACACCAACTGTTTTGAGGAGTCCTGTTGGCCTGAGTAGCGATGGCAATTCCTCTAGTTCCGGCTCTTCAAGAAAGAAGTTGCACAGCAACGATGCTTCTCACAACCACCACTCCAAAATGAGCAAAAGTTCCAAAAGTTCAGGTAGTTCATCTAGTTCTTCCTCTGTTAAGCAGTATGTATCCTCTCACAACTCTGTTTTTAACCTTCCCTtaccccctcctccccctgtcACATACCAGGTGGGCTACGGACATCTCAGCACCCTCGTGAAACTGGACAAGAAACCAGTGGAGAACGGTCCTGATGCCAATCACCAGTACAGTACAAACAGCCAGCATATGGACTACAAAGATACATTCGACATGCTGGATTCGCTGTTAAGTGCCCAAGGAATGAACATGTAG
- the CCNT2 gene encoding cyclin-T2 isoform X5: MATNSLHLTTFCLQYKPTVIACVCIHLACKWSNWEIPVSTDGKHWWEYVDPSVTLELLDELTHEFLQILEKTPSRLKRIRNWRANQAAKKPKGDGQVSENSLLGSSLVQNSILVDTVTGVAANTSFQKPSTSFPAPVPLTSGSISVPDSHTPENLAILATGMPSTSYSLASHQEWPQHQEQTRTEQIYSQKQETLPASQYNMNFQPGTSVQLHSGVHHRPDKLAEHSTVKQEYSHKSGNKHHGQVAAPVIIPQKMSLDKYREKRKLETLELDVREHYVATPGEQQHKKHMQPQTASSSSVTSPIKMKIPIANAEKPEKHLSDKKEKGGSLKLRIPIPPAEKGASKEELKMKIKVSSSERHSSSDEGSGKSKHSSPHVSKEHKEKHKEHALNRHHSVGHKHSHSHSSGSSSGGSKHSTDGVTPTVLRSPVGLSSDGNSSSSGSSRKKLHSNDASHNHHSKMSKSSKSSGSSSSSSSVKQYVSSHNSVFNLPLPPPPPVTYQVGYGHLSTLVKLDKKPVENGPDANHQYSTNSQHMDYKDTFDMLDSLLSAQGMNM; the protein is encoded by the exons ATGGCTACCAACAG TCTTCATCTTACTACGTTCTGTCTTCAGTACAAGCCTACAGTGATAGCATGTGTGTGCATTCACTTGGCCTGCAAGTGGTCCAACTGGGAGATTCCAGTATCAACTGATGGAAAACACTGGTGGGAATATGTAGACCCTTCAGTTACTCTAGAATTGCTAGATG AGCTAACTCATGAGTTTCTACAAATACTGGAGAAAACACCTAGCAGGCTCAAGAGAATTAGAAATTGGCGG GCTAATCAGGCTGCTAAGAAACCTAAAGGTGATGGACAGGTATCTGAGAACTCGCTTCTTGGTTCATCTTTGGTCCAGAATTCCATTTTGGTGGATACAGTTACTGGTGTAGCTGCAAACACAAGTTTCCAAAAACCATCAACATCATTTCCTGCACCAGTACCTCTGACCTCAGGAAGTATTTCTGTTCCAGACAGTCACACACCTGAAAATTTGGCAATACTAGCTACAGGAATGCCAAGTACCTCATACAGTTTGGCATCACACCAGGAGTGGCCTCAGCATCAAGAACAAACAAGGACAGAACAAATATACTCTCAAAAACAGGAGACGTTACCTGCTAGTCAGTACAATATGAACTTCCAGCCAGGGACGTCCGTACAGTTGCACTCGGGAGTACATCACAGACCTGACAAACTTGCTGAGCATTCTACTGTCAAACAAGAATATTCTCATAAGTCAGGAAACAAACACCATGGACAAGTTGCTGCTCCTGTAATAATTCCTCAAAAAATGTCTTTGGATAAATACAGAGAGAAGCGCAAACTAGAAACCCTTGAACTGGATGTGAGAGAACACTACGTAGCAACCCCAGGCGAACAGCAGCATAAAAAACACATGCAGCCGCagacagccagcagctcttcTGTTACGTCtcctattaaaatgaaaattcctATTGCAAACGCAGAGAAGCCTGAAAAACACTTGTCTGATAAGAAGGAAAAGGGCGGCTCACTCAAACTCCGTATACCAATCCCACCCGCAGAAAAGGGTGCCAGTAAGGAggagctgaaaatgaaaattaaagtttCTTCCTCAGAAAGGCATAGCTCGTCGGACGAGGGCAGCGGAAAAAGTAAACATTCGAGTCCCCACGTTAGCAAAGagcataaagaaaaacacaaagaacaCGCTTTAAATCGCCACCACAGTGTTGGTCACAAGCACTCCCATTCACACAGTAGTGGCAGCAGTAGTGGCGGCAGTAAGCATAGCACTGATGGAGTAACACCAACTGTTTTGAGGAGTCCTGTTGGCCTGAGTAGCGATGGCAATTCCTCTAGTTCCGGCTCTTCAAGAAAGAAGTTGCACAGCAACGATGCTTCTCACAACCACCACTCCAAAATGAGCAAAAGTTCCAAAAGTTCAGGTAGTTCATCTAGTTCTTCCTCTGTTAAGCAGTATGTATCCTCTCACAACTCTGTTTTTAACCTTCCCTtaccccctcctccccctgtcACATACCAGGTGGGCTACGGACATCTCAGCACCCTCGTGAAACTGGACAAGAAACCAGTGGAGAACGGTCCTGATGCCAATCACCAGTACAGTACAAACAGCCAGCATATGGACTACAAAGATACATTCGACATGCTGGATTCGCTGTTAAGTGCCCAAGGAATGAACATGTAG